From Simonsiella muelleri ATCC 29453:
TTGTGTATTTGAATTGCTGAACGTGCAGTTCTTCAGGCTGCCTTATTTAATCGGAATAATGAAATTTATAAAAATAATTTTAATTTAAAATCAATACTATTTACTTTTAAGTTTTTTATGCGTATTATTCTCATTAATGAAATAATTGAATTAATTATGAAAAATAAATTTGTAAACTCAGTTAGTTGGGTTACCTGTACGTCATTGGCTCATGCCGACTTGCCATTGAGTTTAGAAGAGCTGCTGACCGACAAAGGCAAACTTAAACTAGAAAGTAGCATCAGCTACGTGAATACAGAACGCAGCCAAATGCAATTTGCCAACCCCATTTATGTACAAACCAGTGCAACCAATTTTGTCGCTGTTCCCACAGCCATCAATGAAACCGATAGCAATAGCGATATTGTGGTTGGCACGGTTGGTTTACGCTACGGTTTGACAGACAAAACCGATATTTACGGTAACACCAACTATTTATGGCGCAGCGACCGACAATTTAACGATTCAGGCAGCCTGAAAAAACGCAATAACAATTTATCTGATTTTTCGCTGGGCGTGAGCCACACGTTTATGCAAGATGGTAAAAATCCTGCATTAATTGGCTTTTTAGAAACATTGGTTTATGAAAAATCACAGGATAAAAAATCATTTGGAAAATCGTGGGTAGTTGGTGCGACGACTTACAAAGCGATTGACCCAGTTGTTTTGTCATTGACTGCGACGTATCGCCATAATTTGAAGAAAAATATAGATGGGAATTCATATAAATCAGGGAATTATTTTATGCTGAACCCATCTATCAGTTTTGCAGCAAACGATAAAATTAGCTTAACGGGTGGTGTGCAATGGCTCAATGCACAAGCTGATACACAAAATGGCAAAAAACTGTCTGCTCGTAACACATCAACCTACGCTCATGCTGGTATTGGTTATGGCATCACAAAAGATACTGCTTTGAATGCTTCTGTGCGTTGGAAAGCATCAGGGCAAAGCACTTCCGAATTAAAACTTGGTTTGACCTACAATTTTTAAGCAGCACCCCAGTAGTAACAGTAGTACTTTCTTTTTTAACTTTCAATATAAGGATTTTTCACTTATGAAAACTAAAATCGCAACGGTAATTGCTATGGCTATGTTGTCTGCACCTGTGATGGCACAACAGAATTTAAATAGTTTGGATAGCCAAGTATTCGCCAATCAAAATATCAAGGCAGTGGAATTATCTCAAACTGAGATGAAAGAGACTCAGGGGGAGTGGGTTGCAAATGCGATTGGTGGTGTAATGGGTGGTGTTGGTGGTCATTTTGGTTATATGGCAGGTGCTGCTTTGGCTGGCTCATACAACTTTAATGGACATATGGCAGCCATTGGTACTGGTGCAGCTGTTGGGGTTCTTAGTCCTGTTACGGGAGCAAGTACTTTGGTACATGGTATGAGGGGAGCTGCATTAGCAGGAGTTATTGGTGGTATTAACGGATATGCTGGTAATACTGGTAAAAATCATACTTTCCGCCGTTAATTTATTAACTATTTGTAAATAAAATTTGCTACTAAACTAATTAATTAAATAAGTTTAGTAGCTTTCTTAGAGTTTATCATGGTGTTATTATATATAATGGCAACGGTTGGGTGCTTTCTAGGTTGCTTGAGAATGATTGAAAATATTGGACGAAAAAAATGGTTAAGTAATATCTTATTTCTTATTTCTACTTCCATATTAACATTATGTAGTATTGAAATTACTCATATAACCAATATGTTATCGTTCAATGATTCAATAAAGCAATTATTATATTATTTTTCTTATCTATTTATTTTGATTTTATTCTTTTATTTTTTAGCGAAATATCTTAATAAAAGTTATAAAGATAAATCATGTTAAAATGTTAAGGCAATGGAATTATCTCAAACTGAGATGAAAGAGACTCAGGGGGAAGTTGCTATTAGTTGCAGCAGCTTTGGGTGGCTTTTTTGGCGCAAGTTTGGCAAATACAGCAAGCAATCCTCGTAAATAATTTATTTTCATGGTAATATATATGAGTGAATTAATTGTCTATTTCATTATTCCTGCGTTGAGTTTTGTTTGCGCAACATTGAGTTATTTAATTGTAAAATGGAAACAACTAGATAGGAAATATATGTATTTATTTCCTTTATTTCTTATCATTTTTGTTTTCTTAGGGATAGTGGAGTTTTACATGTTTGTTTTCTTTCTTTGCTCATGTTTTTATTCTATTTACTCATATTATGATCATGATGAAAATTAAGTTTTACTATTAGCTATTAGTAAGTGTCGGGTGGGCAGTTATTGCCCACTCGTTCTGTGTTTGGTTGCAACAAAAATACCAGTATTTGTTTGGTTTAATTTACAATTTTTAAGTAGTCCCCAGTAGTAACAGCAGTATTTTCTGACTATAAAATTTTCACTTATGAAAACTAAAATCGCAACGGTAATCACTATAGCTATGTTGTCTGCACCTGTGATGGCACAACAGAATTTAAATAGTTTGGATAGCCAAGTATTTGCTAATCAAAATATAAAGGCAGTGGAAATATTTTTGGGGCTTATTATTATCCCAATAGATTTTGTTATTTATTTAATTATTAAAAAATACTTTCCTAAAAATGGGTTAATGATATTTATTCAAACTTTTACATTATCATTAATTAATTTTTTACTTTTGAAGTACATTTTGAAATTTTAAAAATAGACTTCCGGCGAAACCGCAATTTTTCTAGATTTTAGAATTTTGCTAAATCCTGTAATTAAGCTTGTTTTAAAAAATGGGGATTATTGTTTCGCAGGAAGTCTACACTTTCTATAGTTTTATCCAAATTCCAACATTCAGGCAGCCTGAAATAGTTTTTGTGTACTGGCTCTTGGAGTAGAAGAAATGATTGATTACGTGAATAAAATTATGAAACAATATCTATTTATTTTTATTATATTTTTATCTGCATTCATTCATGCTCAACCACTTTATATAGAAAATCCAATTGTGCATCAAACCATTCGCGTAAAAAGCTGGAAAGAAAAACGAGACTTCGGTATTGTGAAACAAGATTTGGATTTTTCCTGTGGTGCGGCTTCGGTTGCTACTTTGCTGAATAATTTTTATGGACAAAGTCTGACCGAAGAAACCATATTGAATAAAATGGACAAAACCCAAATGCGAGCATCATTTGAAGATATGCAACGCATTATGCCTGAATTGGGTTTCCAAGCTAAAGGCTATGCTTTGCCATTTGAACAATTGATGCAACTGAAAATCCCTGTGATTGTGTATTTGAAATACCGAAAAAATGACCATTTTTCCGTTTTGCGTGGTATTAATGAGCATACAATTTTATTGGCAGACCCATCATTAGGTCATGTTTCCATGAGTAAATCTCAATTTTTAGATGCGTGGAAAACACGTGATGGCGATATGGAAGGAAAAATATTGGCAATTATACCTAAAAAATTAGATATTTCAGAAAATTCAATATTTTTTAATAAAAAACCGATTCGCCAAACACATTTTGCAGTCAAACAATTGTACATTTGGCAAAAACGTTAAATTGAAACAAACAAAAGGCTGTTTGAATGATTCAGGCAGCCTTTTCCGTTATAATCGTATTATCTCAATACAAAACCTTTCTGATTTTATGCCAAATATTTTCTATGAAGACGGCGGACAATTCAAAGTCGCCAGCATTATTCAAAAAAACGATTCCACTTATCAAGCCAATACTCAACATGGTAAACGCGTCAAAATCAAAATCAACAACGTATTTATTGAATTTGATGGCAGCATGGATGATTTTTTGCAATCCGTTCAAGTCCAAGCCAATGATATAGACACCGAATTATTATGGGAATGTGTGGGGACTGATGAATTTGATTTTCAGGCAGCCGCTAAAGAATATTTTGGCAGTCAGCCCAGCAAAAGCCAATTAGCAGCAACTTTGATGGCGTTGTATGCTGCGCCAATGTATTTTCATAAAAAAAATAAAGGTGTATTCAAAGCTGCACCTGAAAATGTATTAAAACAAGCACTTGACGCCATTGAACGCAAAGCTCGACAAGAAGCACAAGTCCAAAAATGGGCTGAACAATTGGTTTCAGGCAGCTTGCCTGATGAAATCGCTACTGAGTTGCCCAAAATTTTGCACGCACCTGACAAACAATCCTTGGCTTATAAAGCTTTTTATCAGGCTATGGATACGCTGAAAATGTCCGCATATGAATTGGCAAAACACACGGGTGGTATCACGTCTATGCCACAATATTTGTTACAACGTTTTGAAGTTAAATATTTTCCGCGTGGCACAGTGTTACCTGATGTGGTGATGTCCATGCAGCCTGAAAATTTGTCAGTGGCAAATGTACAAGCGTTTTCCATTGATGATGTGTCCACGACCGAAGTAGATGACGCGTTGTCGGTACAAGATTTGGGCGGTGGCGTGAAACGTGTGGGGATTCACATCGCCGCACCGTCTTTGGCGATTGAACCAAACAGCGAGATTGAGAAAATTATTCTTCAGCGATTGAGTACGGTGTATTTTCCTGCCAATAAAATCACGATGTTGCCTAAAAATTGGATTAGTGCATTTAGCTTGGACGAAGGTAAAATTGTGCCAGCGTTTAGTATTTATTTTGATGTGAGTTCGGATTGGCAACTCTCTGAACCAATTAGTAAAATTGAACTGGTACCCATTGAAACCAATTTGCGTATTCAGCATATCGAACCGTTTTTTAACAGTGAAACAGGTGTAGGCAGTGCAGACAATCTGCAATTCAAACATCATGCGGATTGCTTGTATCTGCTTGAGTTATCATACGAATTGCAAAAAAAACGAGACCGTTTAGAAGACCCTACATTGCCGAAAAAATATGATTATGGCATTGATTTTGATGCCGATGGTAAAGTCATCATCACACGCCGTGAGCGTGGTTCACCGATTGATACGCTGGTTAGTGAAATGATGATTTTGGCAAATACATCTTGGGCAAAAATGTTGCATGATAATAATTTGGCTGGATTATTTCGCGTGCAACCCAGTGGGCGCGTGCGAATGTCTACGCATTCTGAGCCACATATTGGTATGAACGTGGCGCATTATGGCTGGTTCACATCTCCCTTGCGCCGTGCTAGTGATTACATCAACCAAAAACAATTGCAAAGCGTGCTGCAAAATGATGTTGCACCGCGTTTTGATAATACTGAAAGCGATTTATTTGTGGCATTGGGGAATTTTGAGGCGGCATATTCTGCGTACCGTGCGTTTCAGGATATGATGGAAAGTTATTGGGCGATGGTATGGTTGAAACAAGAAAATATTCGTGAAATCAATGCGGTAGTATTGAAAGAAGAATTGGTACGTTTAGAAGGTTTACCTTTGACGGCACGCGCAACAGGTATTCCGCTGGAAATCGCGCCTAAATCCACTGTGAAATTAGCCATTAATGAAATTGACCCAGAGCAACAATTTATCGCATTGAAATATTTAACAGTTATTCCAGATGATGTAAGCAAATCTAGTTTATTAGATGAATAATCTTTCAGGTTGCCTAAATTATCTATTTAATTGGAAAATTAAAATTTTTCAATGATATATTTTAGACAGCTTTGTGGTATAAAACAAAAATCTTTTAGGCAGCCTGAAAAATTTGGTTTTCAGGTTGCCTTTATTCTATAGGGAAATTGAAATAAAACTCATTATTATAATATTTGTGATATAATCATTAAGATTCAATTTGTTAAATCACTTTCAGGCTGCCTGAAAGATTCTTCCATCTCAAAAATAAAGGGTTCAACTATGACTGGTTTTGTTGTGATTGGCATGATTGTTTTGATTGCTTTGCTGATGATTGGCTTGGTGTTGGCTTTGTTGTATCGTCGCGTGGTAAAAACCAACGAAGTACATATCGTGCAAACCAATCGTGATACCAAATCATTTGGTAAAGACACCAATAATGGCAATGTGTATTACGCATTTCCATCGTGGATTCCGAAATTGGGTGTATCCACGATTGTGCTGCCGATGTCAGTTTTTGATGTGCGAATCAATGATTATGAAGCCTATGATTTGGAACGTTTGCCTTTTAAAGTGGATTTGACAGCATTTTTCCGTATTTCAGAATCTAATCTTGCTGCGCAGCGCGTGTCTAATTTTGAGGATTTGCAAGCACAATTGGAAGCGATTATTCAAGGTTCGGTGCGTTCTATTTTATCCAGCAAAAATTTGAATGACATTTTGCAAATGCGTAGCGAATTGGGACAAGATTTTACTGATGCAGTACGCGAACAGTTGCGAAATTGGGGCGTTGAGCCAGTGAAAGCCATTGAATTAATGGATATTCGCGACAGTGGCGACAGTAAAGTGATTCACAATATTATGGCAATTAAGCAATCGGATATTGAACGCCAAAGCCGTACTGAAGTTGCCAAAAATCAAAAAGAAGCTCAATTGGCAGAAATTGAAGCCCAAAAAGAAGCCGACATTAAACGCCAAGAAGCCGAACAAGCGGTCGGTATGAAAACGGTAGAAAATCATCGTGAAGTGGCGTTGCAAGAACAAAAAGCACAACAGCAAATTGAAAGCGAAAAGAAAATCACTGCCGAGCAAGAAATGGCGGTAAAACGCGTAACCAGCACGCGTGAGGCAGAAATTGCTAAAGATGTGGCGATTGTGAATGCAGAAAAAGACCAGCGTGAGCGCGAAATCAAAGCAATGGCGGATAAAAATGTGATGGAAGTGAATGCCGAAGCTGAACGTAATCGCCAAATTTTGGTGGCAGAAGGTCAGAAAGAACAAGCGTTTTTGGCGGCCGCCGCAAATTTGGAAACTAAAGATAAAGAAGCGCAAGGTATCGCAAAAATCGGTTCTGCTGAAGCCGAAGCGCGAAAATTATTGGAAATTTCTTTGGTATCGGGGCAAATTCAGTTAGCGCAAGAAATTGGTGAAAATGAAGGTTATCAACGCTATTTGATTGAAATTCGCCAAGTGGAAGCCAATGAAAAAATTGGTATTGAACAGGCTAAAGCGTTGTCGGCGGCGGATTTGAAATTGATTGTGAATGATGGTGGTTCTGTGGTGGGCGGTATGGATAAATTAAGCAAATTGTTGTCATCGCAAGGTGGGGCAAATTTGGGTTCTATGCTGGAGAGTTTGG
This genomic window contains:
- a CDS encoding outer membrane beta-barrel protein, with protein sequence MKNKFVNSVSWVTCTSLAHADLPLSLEELLTDKGKLKLESSISYVNTERSQMQFANPIYVQTSATNFVAVPTAINETDSNSDIVVGTVGLRYGLTDKTDIYGNTNYLWRSDRQFNDSGSLKKRNNNLSDFSLGVSHTFMQDGKNPALIGFLETLVYEKSQDKKSFGKSWVVGATTYKAIDPVVLSLTATYRHNLKKNIDGNSYKSGNYFMLNPSISFAANDKISLTGGVQWLNAQADTQNGKKLSARNTSTYAHAGIGYGITKDTALNASVRWKASGQSTSELKLGLTYNF
- a CDS encoding C39 family peptidase, with protein sequence MIDYVNKIMKQYLFIFIIFLSAFIHAQPLYIENPIVHQTIRVKSWKEKRDFGIVKQDLDFSCGAASVATLLNNFYGQSLTEETILNKMDKTQMRASFEDMQRIMPELGFQAKGYALPFEQLMQLKIPVIVYLKYRKNDHFSVLRGINEHTILLADPSLGHVSMSKSQFLDAWKTRDGDMEGKILAIIPKKLDISENSIFFNKKPIRQTHFAVKQLYIWQKR
- a CDS encoding ribonuclease catalytic domain-containing protein, which produces MPNIFYEDGGQFKVASIIQKNDSTYQANTQHGKRVKIKINNVFIEFDGSMDDFLQSVQVQANDIDTELLWECVGTDEFDFQAAAKEYFGSQPSKSQLAATLMALYAAPMYFHKKNKGVFKAAPENVLKQALDAIERKARQEAQVQKWAEQLVSGSLPDEIATELPKILHAPDKQSLAYKAFYQAMDTLKMSAYELAKHTGGITSMPQYLLQRFEVKYFPRGTVLPDVVMSMQPENLSVANVQAFSIDDVSTTEVDDALSVQDLGGGVKRVGIHIAAPSLAIEPNSEIEKIILQRLSTVYFPANKITMLPKNWISAFSLDEGKIVPAFSIYFDVSSDWQLSEPISKIELVPIETNLRIQHIEPFFNSETGVGSADNLQFKHHADCLYLLELSYELQKKRDRLEDPTLPKKYDYGIDFDADGKVIITRRERGSPIDTLVSEMMILANTSWAKMLHDNNLAGLFRVQPSGRVRMSTHSEPHIGMNVAHYGWFTSPLRRASDYINQKQLQSVLQNDVAPRFDNTESDLFVALGNFEAAYSAYRAFQDMMESYWAMVWLKQENIREINAVVLKEELVRLEGLPLTARATGIPLEIAPKSTVKLAINEIDPEQQFIALKYLTVIPDDVSKSSLLDE
- a CDS encoding SPFH domain-containing protein, producing MTGFVVIGMIVLIALLMIGLVLALLYRRVVKTNEVHIVQTNRDTKSFGKDTNNGNVYYAFPSWIPKLGVSTIVLPMSVFDVRINDYEAYDLERLPFKVDLTAFFRISESNLAAQRVSNFEDLQAQLEAIIQGSVRSILSSKNLNDILQMRSELGQDFTDAVREQLRNWGVEPVKAIELMDIRDSGDSKVIHNIMAIKQSDIERQSRTEVAKNQKEAQLAEIEAQKEADIKRQEAEQAVGMKTVENHREVALQEQKAQQQIESEKKITAEQEMAVKRVTSTREAEIAKDVAIVNAEKDQREREIKAMADKNVMEVNAEAERNRQILVAEGQKEQAFLAAAANLETKDKEAQGIAKIGSAEAEARKLLEISLVSGQIQLAQEIGENEGYQRYLIEIRQVEANEKIGIEQAKALSAADLKLIVNDGGSVVGGMDKLSKLLSSQGGANLGSMLESLGQFENGQKLIEKFTRPNDTE